A portion of the Acidisoma sp. PAMC 29798 genome contains these proteins:
- a CDS encoding MBOAT family O-acyltransferase, with protein MLFGTPLFVLAFLPLTLLGFHCIGHRWGSRAALIFLLAASLLFYGWGNPWDLPLLAGSILANFWLGQRQGATWFAAGIAANLTLLGLFKYAGFAASLLGLPNPHVALPLGISFFTFQQIMYLSACRNGGPGERFLPYAACIAFFAHLIAGPLVRPSQIIPQFQRASGIGFQADAVAEGLMLFLLGLAKKLVLGDSFAPLADRGFDAAASGASLTAIEAWYAVLAFALQIYFDFSGYSDMAIGIARMFNIRFPINFASPYKARDIQDFWRRWHITLSHFLRDFLYIPLGGNRHGEPRRLLNLMITMLLGGLWHGAAWKFLLWGGLHGAYLMLHQIWQGLRPGWARLPAPLAQALTLVAVIVAWVPFRAHDLTSAGSMLCGMAGWHGLAFPAPLIALMPILGRVGQSVPVLAALGDARTLALPDATGILLLGWIIVLCLPHLHETSPRLRAWALLGGGGFTLQALFFAGAATPFLYFRF; from the coding sequence ATGCTCTTCGGCACCCCCCTTTTCGTCCTTGCCTTCCTGCCGCTGACGCTGCTGGGCTTCCATTGCATCGGGCACCGCTGGGGCAGCCGTGCGGCTTTGATATTCCTCCTGGCGGCGAGTCTTCTGTTCTATGGCTGGGGCAATCCGTGGGACTTGCCACTGCTCGCGGGCTCGATCCTGGCCAATTTCTGGCTGGGCCAACGACAGGGCGCGACTTGGTTCGCGGCAGGCATTGCGGCAAATCTCACTCTGCTCGGTCTGTTCAAATATGCTGGCTTCGCGGCCTCCCTGCTCGGCTTGCCCAATCCCCATGTCGCGCTGCCGCTGGGCATCAGCTTCTTCACCTTCCAGCAGATCATGTATCTCTCGGCCTGCCGGAATGGCGGCCCAGGCGAGCGCTTCTTGCCTTACGCCGCCTGCATCGCCTTCTTCGCCCATCTGATCGCCGGGCCGCTCGTGCGGCCCTCCCAGATTATTCCGCAGTTTCAACGCGCCAGCGGCATCGGTTTCCAGGCGGATGCGGTCGCGGAGGGGCTCATGCTCTTTCTCCTCGGCCTCGCCAAGAAGCTGGTGCTGGGGGACAGTTTCGCCCCTCTCGCCGATCGTGGCTTCGATGCCGCCGCCAGCGGCGCGAGCCTCACGGCGATCGAGGCCTGGTACGCCGTCCTCGCCTTCGCGCTGCAGATCTATTTCGACTTCTCGGGCTATTCGGACATGGCGATCGGCATCGCCCGGATGTTCAACATCCGCTTCCCGATCAACTTCGCTAGCCCGTACAAAGCGCGGGATATCCAGGATTTCTGGCGGCGGTGGCACATCACGCTGAGCCATTTCCTGCGCGACTTCCTGTATATTCCACTCGGCGGCAACCGGCACGGCGAGCCACGGCGGCTGCTCAATCTCATGATCACCATGCTGCTCGGCGGCCTGTGGCATGGCGCCGCCTGGAAGTTCCTGCTCTGGGGCGGATTGCACGGGGCGTATCTCATGCTCCATCAGATCTGGCAGGGGTTGAGACCTGGATGGGCGCGGCTGCCTGCGCCGCTCGCCCAGGCTTTGACGCTGGTCGCGGTGATCGTCGCCTGGGTGCCCTTCCGGGCTCATGATCTCACCAGCGCCGGGTCGATGCTGTGTGGCATGGCGGGCTGGCATGGCTTGGCCTTTCCCGCCCCGCTCATCGCCCTCATGCCCATCCTTGGCCGCGTCGGGCAGTCGGTGCCCGTGCTCGCGGCGCTGGGGGATGCGCGCACCCTGGCCTTGCCGGACGCCACGGGCATCCTACTCCTGGGTTGGATCATCGTGCTGTGCCTGCCGCACCTGCATGAGACCTCGCCCAGGCTGCGCGCCTGGGCGCTGCTGGGCGGCGGTGGCTTCACGCTCCAGGCTTTGTTCTTCGCAGGCGCGGCGACGCCCTTCCTCTATTTCCGCTTCTGA
- a CDS encoding ATP phosphoribosyltransferase regulatory subunit codes for MTDDLPPNPALLPAGLRDLLPPDAEIEARSIEAMMECFAAHGYQRVKPPLVEFEHSLLAGSGAAVAEQTFRLMDPDSQRMLGVRADTTPQVARIANTRLAGAPRPLRLSYAGQCLRVRGSHLAPDRQVAQAGIELIGSDAAEADAEIVLAGAEALAAIGLTHVSFDLTMPTMAGLLLDSEAFTPQSRAALAHALDRKDVAAVTALGGRLAATLTALLLAAGEATPALEALAAADLPPEARALADRLAAVVTAIRARAPALRLTIDPLEFRGFRYHTGPCITVYALGHQQELGRGGRYVSGEREPATGLTLFPDAILEVATSPALRPRLFLPHGCAAETAARFRHDGFATVSALDEPAPGGAPSDADEARRLLCTHVMRDGVAVPLS; via the coding sequence GTGACAGACGATCTGCCGCCCAACCCCGCCCTCCTTCCGGCGGGCCTGCGGGACCTGCTGCCGCCCGACGCCGAAATCGAGGCGCGTTCCATCGAGGCGATGATGGAATGCTTCGCCGCGCACGGCTATCAGCGCGTCAAACCGCCTTTGGTTGAGTTCGAGCACAGCCTGCTCGCCGGTTCCGGCGCTGCCGTCGCAGAACAGACCTTCCGGCTGATGGACCCCGACAGCCAGCGCATGCTGGGTGTCCGTGCCGATACCACGCCGCAGGTGGCCCGCATCGCCAATACGCGCCTCGCCGGCGCCCCTCGCCCGCTGCGGCTGTCTTATGCCGGGCAATGCCTGCGCGTGCGCGGCAGCCACCTGGCGCCGGACCGGCAAGTGGCCCAGGCGGGCATCGAGCTGATTGGCTCGGACGCCGCCGAGGCAGACGCCGAAATCGTCCTGGCGGGGGCCGAGGCCCTTGCCGCCATCGGCCTTACCCACGTGAGCTTCGATCTGACCATGCCGACCATGGCGGGCCTGCTGTTGGATAGCGAGGCCTTCACGCCACAAAGCCGCGCGGCGCTCGCCCATGCCTTGGACCGCAAGGATGTCGCCGCTGTCACCGCTCTCGGTGGCCGGCTCGCCGCGACGCTCACGGCGCTGCTTCTGGCGGCTGGCGAGGCTACGCCAGCGCTCGAAGCCTTGGCCGCAGCCGACTTGCCGCCCGAGGCGCGTGCCCTCGCTGACCGCCTCGCGGCCGTGGTCACGGCCATTCGTGCGCGCGCGCCGGCGCTGCGGCTGACCATCGATCCGCTCGAATTTCGCGGCTTCCGCTATCACACCGGTCCCTGCATCACGGTCTATGCCCTCGGGCATCAGCAGGAGCTGGGTCGCGGCGGTCGTTACGTCAGTGGTGAGCGCGAGCCCGCGACCGGCCTGACCCTATTCCCCGATGCGATCCTGGAGGTCGCGACCTCTCCCGCGCTGCGGCCCCGGCTGTTCCTGCCGCATGGGTGTGCGGCCGAGACGGCAGCGCGGTTCCGCCATGACGGGTTCGCCACGGTCTCGGCTCTCGACGAACCTGCCCCCGGCGGCGCACCCTCCGACGCGGATGAGGCGCGGCGCCTGCTGTGTACCCATGTCATGCGGGACGGCGTCGCCGTTCCCCTGAGCTGA
- a CDS encoding adenylosuccinate synthase: protein MANVAIIGAQWGDEGKGKVVDWLASRADVVVRFQGGHNAGHTLVVGDQTYKLSLLPSGLVRGKLGIIGNGVVIDPEALLAEIARLTAQGLVITPETLRIAENAPLILPLHGALDRAREAARGEHKIGTTGRGIGPAYEDKVARRAIRVCDLAEPETMSAKLDELLLHHNTLLRGLGAEPFEKSVLLARLLELAPLILPFAEPVWERLDEARRAGKRILFEGAQAVMLDVDHGTYPFVTSSNTVAATAASGSGVGPGVVGTVLGIAKAYTTRVGSGPFPTELFDETGRLLGERGHEFGTVTGRPRRCGWFDAVMVRQAVKVGGIQGLALTKLDVLDGLPELKVCIGYRIGGQTVRHLPAAQGAQAAAEPIYETMEGWSDSTRGARNYAALPAQAIKYVRRIEELVECPVTLLSTSPERDDTILVKDPFEG from the coding sequence ATGGCGAATGTTGCGATCATCGGCGCCCAGTGGGGCGATGAGGGCAAGGGCAAGGTTGTGGACTGGCTCGCCAGCCGCGCCGATGTCGTGGTGCGCTTCCAGGGCGGCCACAATGCCGGTCATACGCTGGTCGTGGGTGACCAGACCTATAAGCTGTCGCTGCTGCCCAGCGGGCTGGTGCGCGGCAAGCTCGGCATCATCGGCAATGGCGTCGTTATCGACCCGGAAGCGCTGCTGGCCGAGATCGCGCGCCTCACCGCGCAGGGCCTGGTCATCACGCCCGAAACGCTGCGCATCGCAGAGAATGCGCCGCTGATCCTGCCGCTGCATGGGGCGCTCGACCGTGCGCGGGAAGCGGCGCGTGGCGAGCACAAGATCGGCACCACCGGGCGCGGCATCGGTCCCGCCTATGAGGACAAGGTGGCGCGCCGCGCCATTCGCGTCTGTGACCTCGCCGAACCCGAGACGATGTCGGCGAAGCTCGACGAGTTGCTGCTGCATCACAACACGCTGCTGCGCGGCCTCGGCGCGGAGCCGTTTGAGAAGTCGGTGCTCCTCGCGCGCCTGCTGGAACTCGCGCCGCTTATCCTGCCGTTTGCCGAACCGGTGTGGGAGCGGTTGGACGAAGCCCGGCGCGCCGGCAAGCGCATCCTGTTCGAAGGCGCGCAGGCGGTGATGCTGGACGTCGATCACGGGACCTATCCCTTCGTCACCAGCAGCAACACGGTTGCGGCGACGGCGGCTTCGGGCTCGGGCGTCGGCCCCGGCGTGGTCGGCACGGTGCTCGGCATCGCCAAGGCCTATACGACGCGCGTGGGGTCAGGCCCCTTCCCGACCGAGCTGTTTGATGAGACGGGCCGTCTGCTTGGGGAGCGCGGCCATGAATTCGGTACGGTCACGGGCCGGCCCCGCCGCTGCGGCTGGTTCGATGCGGTGATGGTGCGGCAGGCGGTGAAGGTGGGCGGCATTCAGGGCCTGGCGCTGACGAAGCTCGACGTGCTGGACGGGCTGCCGGAGCTAAAGGTCTGCATCGGCTACCGAATCGGCGGCCAGACGGTACGTCATCTGCCGGCGGCCCAGGGCGCGCAGGCCGCAGCCGAACCGATTTACGAGACGATGGAAGGCTGGTCAGACTCGACGCGCGGTGCGCGCAACTATGCGGCGCTGCCGGCCCAGGCGATCAAATATGTGCGACGGATCGAAGAGTTGGTGGAATGCCCAGTGACCTTGCTCTCCACCAGCCCGGAGCGCGACGATACCATCCTCGTGAAAGATCCGTTCGAGGGTTAG
- the ykgO gene encoding type B 50S ribosomal protein L36, with product MKVRNSLRSAKTRDKNCRVVRRRGRVYVINKKNPRMKARQG from the coding sequence ATGAAGGTGCGCAACTCTCTCCGTTCGGCTAAGACCCGTGACAAGAACTGCCGCGTGGTGCGCCGCCGTGGCCGCGTCTATGTCATCAACAAGAAGAACCCCCGCATGAAGGCCCGCCAGGGCTGA
- a CDS encoding YgfZ/GcvT domain-containing protein, which translates to MTKLATLADRAVLAVEGEDRIAFLQGLVSQDMALAAPGIALWSALLTAQGKWLADFFVFAEADRLLLDVEAAQAEMIATRVLRYKLRSRVSITRLAWSVQVAWGGPPPETGSAIVAADPRLESAGWRILADPPLPESATAADWDEYRVAMGLPDGSRDLEAEKTVLLEAGFDELNGISWTKGCYMGQELTARTRYRGLLKRRLVPVRIDGPTPAPGTIVVSDVRDVGSMRSAAGSRGLAVLRLDSLSAPHLRCGEAWLTPEVPGWMRLPPAGA; encoded by the coding sequence ATGACGAAGCTTGCCACCTTGGCCGATCGTGCCGTTCTGGCGGTTGAGGGCGAAGATCGCATCGCCTTTCTCCAGGGCCTGGTGTCCCAGGATATGGCGCTCGCGGCGCCCGGCATCGCCCTATGGTCCGCGCTGCTGACCGCGCAGGGCAAATGGCTCGCCGATTTCTTCGTCTTTGCCGAGGCCGATCGGCTGCTGCTCGATGTCGAAGCGGCGCAGGCCGAGATGATTGCCACGCGGGTGCTGCGCTACAAGCTGCGGTCCCGCGTCTCGATCACGCGGCTGGCTTGGTCCGTGCAGGTCGCCTGGGGCGGCCCGCCGCCGGAGACGGGCAGCGCCATCGTCGCCGCTGACCCGAGGCTGGAGAGTGCAGGCTGGCGCATTCTCGCCGATCCGCCGTTGCCGGAGAGTGCGACGGCGGCCGACTGGGATGAGTATCGCGTGGCGATGGGTCTGCCCGACGGCTCGCGTGATCTCGAAGCCGAGAAGACGGTCTTGCTGGAAGCCGGTTTCGATGAGTTGAACGGCATTTCCTGGACCAAGGGCTGTTACATGGGCCAGGAACTCACGGCGCGCACGCGCTACCGCGGCCTGCTCAAGCGCCGGCTGGTGCCGGTTCGCATCGATGGCCCGACGCCCGCGCCCGGCACCATTGTCGTGAGCGATGTGCGCGATGTCGGTAGCATGCGATCCGCCGCCGGCAGTCGCGGGCTGGCGGTGCTTAGGCTCGACAGCCTAAGCGCGCCGCACCTGCGCTGCGGGGAGGCTTGGCTGACGCCGGAGGTGCCGGGCTGGATGCGCCTGCCGCCCGCCGGGGCGTGA
- a CDS encoding DNA polymerase III subunit chi: MAEIGFYHLTRTTTDQALPPLLGRTLTAGQRAVVLCGSAERLAALDTALWLCPNPDWLPHGSAASGYAEDQPIWLTEADEAPNGARFLFLIDGSASARVSEFDRVFDLFDGNDEAAVAAARARWIAAKALGHQLSYWQQGAKGWERKT, translated from the coding sequence ATGGCGGAGATCGGCTTTTATCATCTGACGCGAACCACGACCGATCAGGCGCTGCCACCTTTGCTCGGCCGCACGCTGACAGCCGGCCAGCGTGCCGTCGTGCTCTGCGGCAGTGCCGAGCGGCTGGCCGCTCTCGATACCGCATTGTGGCTTTGCCCCAATCCGGACTGGCTGCCCCATGGCTCGGCCGCCAGCGGCTATGCCGAGGACCAGCCGATCTGGTTGACGGAGGCGGATGAGGCGCCGAATGGTGCGCGGTTCCTGTTCCTGATCGACGGCAGCGCGAGTGCGCGCGTGTCGGAATTCGACCGGGTCTTCGACCTCTTCGACGGTAATGACGAAGCTGCCGTAGCTGCCGCGCGTGCGCGGTGGATTGCCGCCAAGGCGCTTGGGCATCAGTTGAGCTATTGGCAACAGGGCGCCAAGGGATGGGAGCGGAAGACATGA
- a CDS encoding leucyl aminopeptidase family protein, producing MPSPELRLIGAEALTPCLPVVLPVMRGAVPAAFATVAKIAGFTGKPDETLRLNGHAASGNDARIVLLVGLGRDAKEADAEAAGACAAATVSDRAHLAIDGRGLPRALAVGLAVGAAQRAWRFPVHRQGAPAEEEPAINRIDLIVDDPDRVGRRWLAARDMNQAQGFARDLVAEPSNSLTPAAFLRRLSLLEEAGIGVEVISGEGLASERLGLLAAVGRGSANPPALGILTWPGALPLAPVALVGKGMTFDTGGISIKPAHGMWDMRGDMAGAAACVGAMLAIARRKSPAPVVAVLALAENMIGADAYRPGDVIRSHHGQTVQIIDTDAEGRLILADAISYAIARFKPRAVIDLATLTGAVVVALGHEMAGLYDNDAVLAANLSAAGLAVQERLWRMPVTEGDREALVSDIADIKQCIDGRMVPDASLGAAFIRAFVTETPWAHLDIGGTELREEADTHYAKGPTGFGVRLLDRLIALRYEDPDHP from the coding sequence ATGCCTTCACCAGAGTTGAGGCTGATCGGCGCAGAGGCGCTGACGCCGTGCTTGCCCGTGGTATTGCCCGTGATGAGGGGCGCCGTGCCGGCCGCCTTTGCGACAGTCGCAAAGATCGCGGGGTTTACCGGCAAGCCGGATGAAACTTTGCGCCTGAACGGCCATGCGGCTTCGGGCAATGACGCGCGGATCGTGCTTCTCGTTGGCCTCGGCCGGGACGCCAAGGAGGCGGATGCGGAAGCGGCCGGCGCTTGTGCGGCGGCGACTGTGTCCGACCGGGCGCATCTCGCGATCGACGGTCGCGGCCTGCCGCGTGCCCTTGCGGTGGGATTAGCCGTGGGCGCGGCACAGCGCGCCTGGCGCTTTCCCGTCCATCGCCAGGGGGCGCCGGCGGAGGAAGAGCCGGCCATCAATCGAATCGACCTGATCGTCGATGACCCCGATCGCGTCGGGCGGCGCTGGCTCGCGGCGCGTGACATGAACCAGGCGCAGGGGTTTGCCCGTGATCTGGTGGCCGAACCCTCCAACAGCCTGACTCCGGCGGCCTTCCTGCGGCGGCTGTCCCTGCTCGAAGAGGCTGGGATCGGAGTCGAGGTGATCTCGGGCGAGGGTCTTGCGAGTGAGCGGCTGGGCCTTCTCGCGGCGGTAGGGCGGGGGTCGGCTAATCCGCCGGCGCTCGGCATTCTGACTTGGCCGGGGGCTTTGCCTCTCGCGCCGGTCGCCCTCGTCGGCAAGGGCATGACCTTCGATACCGGCGGCATTTCCATCAAACCCGCCCATGGCATGTGGGACATGCGTGGCGATATGGCCGGCGCCGCCGCATGCGTCGGTGCGATGCTGGCGATCGCCCGCCGAAAATCCCCTGCGCCCGTAGTCGCGGTTCTGGCGCTCGCAGAAAACATGATCGGTGCCGACGCCTACCGGCCCGGTGACGTCATTCGCAGCCATCACGGCCAGACGGTGCAGATCATCGACACCGACGCCGAGGGGCGGCTGATCCTCGCCGATGCCATCTCCTATGCCATCGCGCGCTTCAAGCCGCGCGCCGTCATCGATCTCGCGACGCTCACCGGTGCCGTCGTGGTCGCGCTCGGCCATGAGATGGCGGGACTGTACGACAATGATGCCGTGCTCGCGGCCAATCTTTCCGCCGCCGGCCTAGCGGTGCAGGAGAGGCTGTGGCGGATGCCGGTGACGGAGGGCGACCGGGAGGCCCTGGTCTCGGACATCGCCGACATCAAGCAGTGCATCGACGGACGGATGGTACCCGATGCGAGCCTCGGCGCCGCTTTCATCCGCGCCTTCGTGACCGAAACCCCTTGGGCGCATCTCGATATCGGCGGCACGGAACTGCGGGAGGAGGCCGACACCCATTATGCCAAGGGCCCGACCGGGTTCGGTGTCCGGCTATTGGACCGGCTGATCGCGCTGCGATACGAAGACCCGGATCACCCGTAA
- a CDS encoding leucyl aminopeptidase, translating to MLDIVFAKPVTPKAGAIAILLAEEETLTGAALALDEASGGAVARALAVAGFKGQKGKTCLLLAPVDGLTRVLAVGLGKRAELTGITVEEAGGAIASTLSQETAVTVIADGLTPVEAAHLGLGAVLRAYRFDLYRTKEKAEDKPKLTSITIQAEEASKARAAYAPLKAVAEGIFLSRDLISEPPNVLFPAEMAERCKALTKLGVKVEIFGPKEMEKLGFGALMGVSYGSVREPRMVVMEWNGAGKGKQKKPLAFVGKGVTFDTGGISIKPAGGMEDMKWDMAGAGAVIGLMAALAGRKAKVDAVGLVGLVENMPSGTAQRPGDVVTSYSGQTIEVLNTDAEGRLVLADVLWYAQEKFDPAFMVDLATLTGAIIVALGQEHGGMFSNDEELSQKLLGAGIASGEKLWRMPMGDAYDKQIKSDIADMKNIGGRHGSAIIAAQFIQRFVNGKPWAHLDIAGMAWSSKDNGTVPKGATAYGVRLLDRLVRDHYEA from the coding sequence ATGCTCGATATCGTCTTCGCCAAGCCGGTCACCCCTAAGGCGGGGGCCATTGCCATTTTGCTTGCCGAGGAGGAGACGCTGACCGGCGCGGCCTTGGCGCTGGATGAAGCCTCCGGCGGCGCGGTGGCCCGTGCCCTCGCGGTGGCCGGGTTCAAGGGCCAGAAGGGCAAGACCTGCCTGCTCCTCGCGCCGGTCGATGGGCTCACGCGCGTGCTGGCCGTCGGCCTCGGCAAACGCGCGGAACTGACCGGCATCACGGTCGAGGAAGCGGGCGGCGCCATTGCCTCTACCCTGTCGCAGGAGACGGCGGTGACCGTCATCGCCGACGGGTTGACGCCGGTAGAGGCCGCCCATCTCGGCCTTGGTGCGGTGTTGCGCGCCTATCGCTTCGATCTCTACCGCACCAAGGAAAAGGCCGAGGACAAGCCGAAGCTCACCAGCATCACCATCCAAGCCGAGGAAGCCTCCAAGGCCCGCGCCGCCTATGCGCCCCTGAAGGCCGTGGCCGAAGGCATCTTCCTGAGCCGGGACCTGATCAGCGAGCCGCCGAACGTGCTGTTTCCGGCCGAAATGGCTGAGCGCTGTAAGGCTCTGACGAAGCTCGGCGTGAAGGTCGAGATCTTTGGCCCCAAGGAGATGGAGAAGCTAGGCTTCGGTGCCCTGATGGGCGTCTCCTATGGCAGTGTGCGCGAACCGCGCATGGTGGTGATGGAGTGGAACGGCGCCGGGAAGGGCAAGCAGAAGAAGCCGCTCGCCTTCGTCGGCAAGGGCGTCACCTTCGATACCGGCGGCATCAGCATCAAGCCGGCCGGCGGCATGGAAGACATGAAGTGGGATATGGCCGGCGCCGGCGCGGTGATCGGCCTGATGGCCGCGCTCGCCGGCCGCAAGGCAAAGGTCGATGCCGTGGGTCTGGTCGGTCTGGTCGAGAACATGCCCTCCGGCACGGCGCAGCGCCCCGGCGATGTGGTGACGAGCTATTCCGGCCAGACGATCGAGGTCTTGAACACCGATGCCGAAGGCCGGCTCGTGCTGGCCGACGTGCTTTGGTATGCGCAGGAAAAGTTCGATCCGGCCTTCATGGTGGATCTCGCGACGCTCACCGGCGCCATCATCGTGGCCCTCGGCCAGGAACATGGCGGCATGTTCAGCAATGATGAGGAGCTGAGCCAGAAGCTGCTCGGCGCCGGCATCGCGAGCGGTGAGAAGCTGTGGCGGATGCCCATGGGCGATGCCTATGACAAGCAGATCAAGTCCGACATTGCCGATATGAAGAACATCGGTGGACGGCACGGCAGCGCCATCATCGCGGCGCAGTTCATCCAGCGCTTCGTCAATGGCAAGCCCTGGGCGCATCTCGATATCGCCGGCATGGCCTGGTCGTCCAAAGACAATGGCACCGTGCCCAAGGGCGCGACCGCCTATGGCGTTCGGCTCCTCGATCGCCTGGTCCGCGATCATTACGAGGCCTGA
- a CDS encoding 3'(2'),5'-bisphosphate nucleotidase CysQ family protein produces the protein MPDRDVYHARMKTRYSDEALLQLAVQLATDAGTLILGLRARGFSVTAKADRSLVTDADNAAEVFILDGLRRADPQVPVIAEEESAAGISPDAEHEFWLVDPLDGTRDFAAGLDDFAVNVGLVRHGRPVLGAVGVPARGAVYFGMAGQAFRRDLHGETRIEARSPPPEGLTLLVSRFHGDTMPALPPGLESHAIAHVTRMGSAAKFCRVAEGSGDLYPRRGRTMEWDTAAPQAVVEAAGGALRRLDDDTVLTYGKPGWENPGFYCRGK, from the coding sequence ATGCCCGACCGCGACGTCTATCACGCTCGCATGAAGACTCGCTATTCCGATGAGGCGCTGCTGCAACTGGCCGTTCAGCTCGCGACGGATGCCGGCACGCTCATCCTGGGTCTGCGTGCGCGCGGCTTTTCCGTGACCGCGAAGGCGGATCGCTCCCTCGTGACCGATGCAGACAATGCTGCAGAAGTGTTCATCCTCGACGGCCTGCGCCGCGCGGACCCCCAGGTACCGGTGATTGCAGAGGAAGAGTCGGCCGCCGGCATTTCACCGGATGCGGAACATGAGTTCTGGCTGGTCGATCCGCTGGATGGCACGCGTGACTTCGCCGCCGGACTCGATGATTTCGCCGTCAATGTCGGCTTGGTCCGTCATGGCCGGCCGGTTCTTGGCGCGGTCGGGGTGCCCGCGCGCGGCGCTGTCTATTTCGGCATGGCGGGACAGGCGTTTCGGCGCGACTTGCACGGCGAAACCCGGATCGAAGCGCGCAGCCCGCCCCCGGAAGGGCTGACCCTGCTGGTGTCGCGCTTTCACGGCGACACCATGCCCGCGCTGCCCCCGGGTTTGGAGAGCCACGCCATCGCCCATGTCACGCGCATGGGCTCGGCCGCGAAGTTCTGCCGAGTGGCCGAGGGCTCGGGCGATCTCTATCCCCGGCGCGGCCGCACGATGGAGTGGGACACGGCGGCGCCGCAGGCCGTGGTGGAGGCCGCCGGCGGCGCCCTTCGCCGGTTGGATGACGATACCGTTCTCACCTACGGCAAGCCCGGCTGGGAAAACCCGGGCTTTTATTGCCGCGGCAAGTGA
- a CDS encoding L-threonylcarbamoyladenylate synthase — protein MTLRLHDSASGVAQAAALLRDGSLVAFPTETVYGLGGDATSEAAVAAIFAAKNRPSFNPLICHYASADAAFTDVIPTATALRIAAAFWPGPLTLVLPRRAGSRVSLLAGAGLDTLAVRVPAHPLAARLLAAAGRPVAAPSANLSGRVSPTTAAHVLDGLDGRIAAVIDGGACAVGLESTVLDLSGPVPMLLRAGGIPLETLRDLLPEIAEATHGGTAPRSPGQMLSHYAPDLPLRLGAQTVAADEALLAFGPAIAGGALQFSLSDSGDVVEAATRLFAGLRYLDAEGRRLGLRGIAAMPIPEMGLGRALNDRLGRAACAQPE, from the coding sequence GTGACCCTCCGTCTCCACGATAGCGCGTCGGGGGTGGCACAGGCCGCAGCGCTGCTGCGGGACGGCAGCCTCGTCGCCTTCCCGACCGAGACCGTCTACGGCCTCGGCGGCGATGCGACGTCCGAGGCGGCGGTCGCCGCCATTTTCGCAGCCAAGAACCGGCCGAGTTTCAATCCGCTGATCTGCCACTATGCGAGCGCCGACGCCGCCTTCACCGACGTCATCCCGACCGCGACCGCACTCCGTATCGCGGCCGCCTTCTGGCCCGGACCGCTGACGCTGGTGCTACCGCGCCGGGCCGGTAGCCGCGTCTCCCTCCTCGCCGGCGCAGGCCTAGACACGCTGGCGGTGCGGGTGCCGGCGCATCCCCTCGCCGCCCGGCTACTGGCCGCCGCGGGCCGCCCGGTCGCCGCGCCCTCGGCTAATCTATCGGGGCGCGTCAGCCCGACCACCGCCGCCCATGTGCTCGACGGGCTGGACGGTAGAATTGCCGCCGTCATCGACGGGGGTGCTTGTGCCGTGGGTCTGGAATCGACGGTGCTGGACCTCAGCGGACCGGTGCCGATGCTGCTGCGCGCTGGCGGCATTCCGCTGGAGACTCTGCGCGACCTGCTGCCGGAGATCGCTGAGGCGACGCATGGCGGCACGGCACCGCGTTCGCCCGGCCAGATGCTGTCCCATTACGCGCCCGACCTGCCCCTGCGGCTGGGGGCTCAGACCGTGGCAGCAGACGAAGCGCTGCTCGCCTTCGGTCCCGCGATTGCGGGCGGCGCGCTGCAATTCAGCCTCAGCGATAGCGGCGATGTGGTGGAGGCGGCGACGCGGCTGTTCGCAGGCTTGCGATATCTGGACGCCGAAGGACGGCGATTGGGGCTGCGTGGCATCGCCGCTATGCCCATTCCCGAAATGGGCCTCGGGCGGGCACTCAATGACCGGCTAGGCCGCGCGGCCTGCGCTCAGCCAGAGTAA